TTGGTCCCGATACCCCGCGGCCACGTAGCATCGACGGACCACGCACCGACACGGCCTCCGGGGAGACCACATGATCACCGTCACCGACCACGCCGAGGCGAGCCGCTTCGAGGCGCACGACGGCGAGACCCTCGCCGGCTTCGCCGACTACCTGCGCACGGGCGAGCTGATGGCCTTCACCCACACCGAGGTCAGGTCGGCCTACGAGGGCCAGGGCGTGGGCTCACTCCTCGCGCGGGCCGGCGTCGAGGCTGCCGAGGCCGAGGGCGTGAAGGTCCT
The Aeromicrobium marinum DSM 15272 genome window above contains:
- a CDS encoding GNAT family N-acetyltransferase, producing MITVTDHAEASRFEAHDGETLAGFADYLRTGELMAFTHTEVRSAYEGQGVGSLLARAGVEAAEAEGVKVLAICPFISGWLARHPDLAHLEYRAHSTVVD